Proteins from a genomic interval of Musa acuminata AAA Group cultivar baxijiao chromosome BXJ1-9, Cavendish_Baxijiao_AAA, whole genome shotgun sequence:
- the LOC135594494 gene encoding rapid alkalinization factor-like, whose protein sequence is MATVLGRVHCLCVAVLLLLVSAAAGGRDVEEAHLRQLNGTIGQMHEAEEWSLGSETGRRILQSTQTSISYGALQKDRVPLQAPQPGNAYTRGCQAQYYCKS, encoded by the coding sequence ATGGCAACCGTGCTGGGGAGAGTTCATTGCTTGTGCGTCGCAGTACTCCTGCTTCTAGTTTCTGCTGCTGCTGGTGGTAGAGATGTGGAGGAAGCTCACTTACGTCAACTCAATGGCACCATTGGGCAGATGCATGAAGCGGAGGAGTGGTCATTGGGATCAGAGACAGGAAGGAGGATCCTCCAGTCTACACAGACCTCCATAAGCTACGGAGCTCTGCAGAAGGATAGGGTGCCATTGCAGGCTCCCCAACCTGGAAATGCATACACCCGCGGGTGCCAAGCCCAGTACTACTGCAAGAGTTGA